One region of Hymenobacter sediminicola genomic DNA includes:
- a CDS encoding GNAT family N-acetyltransferase encodes MPRYPCPTATAMFQALHSDSITLHLINENNLSEVYALFQGFPDSQEMLDELFRNYLPRYEQGRRTNFGFYSLLGQELAGMTLLTVDSWEERTASTGADVFRHMRGRGVTPRSKPHLFYLAFELLGLNRVATGCLLSNISSRRSIEKTAGFQLEGIMRESGVNDAGEFEDEYLYAILRRDWLRLYDKTLVTVLE; translated from the coding sequence ATGCCTCGTTATCCTTGCCCTACTGCCACTGCCATGTTCCAGGCCCTGCATTCCGACTCCATCACCCTGCACCTAATCAACGAAAACAACCTGTCGGAGGTGTACGCTCTCTTTCAGGGGTTTCCTGATTCGCAGGAGATGCTGGACGAGTTGTTCCGGAATTACCTGCCGCGCTACGAGCAGGGCCGGCGTACCAACTTCGGCTTCTACTCGCTGCTGGGCCAGGAGCTGGCCGGCATGACCCTGCTCACGGTAGACAGTTGGGAAGAGCGTACCGCTTCCACCGGCGCCGATGTATTCCGGCACATGCGGGGCCGGGGCGTGACGCCGCGCAGCAAGCCGCATCTGTTTTATCTGGCCTTCGAACTGTTGGGCCTCAACCGCGTTGCCACGGGCTGTCTATTGTCCAACATTTCCTCGCGGCGCTCCATCGAAAAGACGGCCGGCTTCCAGCTGGAAGGCATCATGCGCGAATCGGGCGTGAACGACGCGGGCGAATTTGAGGACGAATACCTCTACGCCATCCTGCGCCGCGACTGGCTGCGGCTCTACGATAAAACGCTGGTAACGGTGCTGGAGTAG
- the mfd gene encoding transcription-repair coupling factor — MKVSDLLKLYTLDPTGMTIGARLNPATRHSLKPAATAEASVRLHLKGLVGSQDALLAAAMHQEYPDQHHLFILHDRDEAAYFLADLQHLVPDEEPLLFPTSYKRPYSFDETENANVLMRAEVLNKLNSHRGPKTTAEQEADDAADAAETDGQPKGKKRGKASAKETAGVLIVTYPEALFEKVINKKSLVANTFLVKVGDKLDVNFVSDMLAEYDFERSDFVYEAGQFAVRGGIVDIFSYANELPYRIELFGDEVETIRTFDPETQLSVEKRQQVSIIPNVQTKLLQETREAFLEFIPKNTAVWAKDVRQTLDVVDEYFDKAEAGFQELLAVAGGTQVVSKPADLFESAKTLRKLLEGFAVVEFGKRFHFKTGAEEFQFSAKPQPSFGKDFNRIVKNLHDNQKKGYTNIIAAEQVRQADRLRTIFDELDNNVQFQHLLLGLREGFIDETLNLVVYTDHQLFERYYRAQETRKFSKKKALTLKELRTLVPGDYVVHQDYGIARFAGLTQVEINDRLQEAIRLVYRDDDVLTVSIHALHKIAKYSGAEGTPPTMSKLGSPEWENKKKSVKKKVKDIAAELIRLYAKRKTAPGHAFAHDSFMQAELESSFIYEDTPDQAKATEDVKRDMEVPHPMDRLVCGDVGFGKTEVAIRAAFKAVADGKQVAILVPTTILAMQHYKTFRERLGNLPVTVEYVNRFKSTKQIKETLGRVAEGKTDILIGTHRLTNKDVQFKDLGLLVIDEEQKFGVKTKDKLKEIKVNVDTLTLSATPIPRTLHFSLMGARDLSVIATPPPNRQPVQTELHVYDELLIRDAVSRELKRGGQVFFVHNRVKDIEEQASMILRLVPDARVTYVHGQMDGDLLEKRMMKFVDGDYDVLVATTLIESGLDIANANTILINRAHMHGLSDLHQMRGRVGRSNKKAYCYLLTPPVAGLPSDARKRLSTLEEFSDLGAGFNVAMRDLDIRGAGNLLGGEQSGFINDLGFETYHQILDEAVQELKETEFRDLFLGDPTQRLQQAAGTSGPKECNIETDLQVLIPDRYVSSVSERLQLYSKLDRAKNAEELRKLLTGIVDRFGPLPEEVEQLADIVRLRWLACQTGFEKLTLKKNLLKGFIPATNNEPYFQGATFGNILSYVQTHPRSASMKERKEQLIISFEDVKSVQAAKRILSELGSEETVGV; from the coding sequence TTGAAGGTCTCCGATTTACTTAAGCTCTATACCCTCGACCCCACGGGTATGACGATTGGCGCGCGCCTCAACCCCGCCACCCGCCACTCGCTGAAGCCCGCCGCCACCGCCGAAGCCTCCGTACGCCTGCACCTCAAAGGGCTGGTAGGTTCGCAGGATGCGCTGCTGGCGGCTGCCATGCACCAGGAGTACCCCGACCAGCACCACCTGTTCATTCTGCACGACCGGGACGAGGCCGCCTACTTCCTGGCCGACCTCCAGCACCTCGTGCCCGACGAGGAGCCGTTGCTGTTCCCAACCTCCTACAAGCGTCCCTATAGCTTCGACGAGACGGAAAACGCCAACGTGCTGATGCGGGCCGAGGTGCTCAATAAGCTCAATAGCCACCGCGGCCCGAAAACCACCGCCGAGCAGGAAGCCGACGACGCAGCCGACGCGGCAGAAACCGACGGCCAGCCCAAAGGCAAAAAGCGCGGCAAAGCCAGCGCCAAGGAAACTGCCGGCGTCCTCATCGTGACCTACCCCGAGGCGTTGTTCGAGAAGGTTATCAACAAGAAAAGCCTGGTGGCCAACACCTTTCTGGTGAAGGTGGGCGACAAGCTGGATGTGAACTTTGTGAGCGACATGCTGGCGGAGTACGACTTCGAGCGGAGCGACTTTGTGTACGAGGCCGGCCAGTTTGCCGTGCGCGGCGGCATCGTGGACATCTTCAGCTACGCCAACGAGCTGCCCTACCGCATCGAGCTGTTCGGGGATGAGGTGGAGACGATTCGGACGTTTGACCCCGAGACGCAGCTGTCGGTGGAGAAGCGCCAGCAGGTGAGCATCATCCCGAACGTGCAGACCAAGCTGCTGCAGGAGACGCGGGAAGCGTTTCTGGAGTTCATTCCGAAGAACACCGCCGTGTGGGCCAAGGACGTGCGCCAGACCCTGGACGTGGTAGACGAATACTTCGACAAGGCCGAGGCGGGCTTCCAGGAGCTGCTGGCCGTGGCGGGCGGCACCCAGGTGGTGAGCAAGCCCGCCGATTTGTTTGAGTCGGCCAAGACGCTGCGCAAGCTGCTGGAAGGGTTTGCGGTGGTGGAGTTCGGCAAGCGGTTCCACTTCAAGACCGGCGCCGAGGAGTTCCAGTTCAGCGCCAAGCCCCAGCCCAGCTTCGGCAAGGACTTCAACCGCATCGTGAAGAACCTGCACGACAACCAGAAGAAGGGCTACACCAACATCATTGCCGCCGAGCAGGTGCGCCAGGCCGACCGCCTCCGCACCATCTTCGACGAGCTGGACAACAACGTGCAGTTTCAGCACCTGCTGCTGGGCCTGCGCGAAGGGTTCATCGACGAGACGCTGAACCTCGTGGTGTACACCGACCACCAGCTGTTTGAGCGCTATTACCGGGCTCAGGAAACCCGCAAATTCTCCAAGAAAAAGGCCCTCACGCTGAAAGAGCTGCGCACCCTGGTGCCCGGCGACTACGTGGTGCACCAGGACTACGGCATTGCCCGCTTCGCCGGCCTCACCCAGGTGGAAATCAACGACCGGCTGCAGGAGGCCATCCGGCTGGTGTACCGCGACGACGACGTGCTGACCGTGAGCATCCACGCCCTGCACAAGATTGCCAAGTACAGCGGGGCCGAGGGCACGCCGCCCACCATGAGCAAGCTGGGCTCGCCGGAGTGGGAAAACAAGAAGAAGTCGGTTAAGAAGAAGGTGAAGGACATTGCCGCCGAGTTGATCCGGCTGTACGCCAAGCGCAAAACTGCGCCCGGCCACGCCTTCGCCCACGACTCCTTCATGCAGGCCGAGCTGGAATCCAGCTTTATCTACGAGGACACGCCCGACCAGGCCAAGGCCACCGAGGACGTGAAGCGCGACATGGAGGTGCCCCACCCCATGGACCGCCTCGTGTGCGGCGACGTGGGCTTCGGCAAGACGGAGGTGGCCATCCGGGCCGCCTTCAAGGCCGTGGCCGATGGCAAGCAGGTGGCCATTCTGGTGCCCACCACCATCCTGGCCATGCAGCACTACAAAACCTTCCGGGAGCGGCTCGGCAACCTGCCCGTGACGGTGGAGTACGTCAACCGCTTCAAGAGCACCAAGCAAATCAAGGAAACGCTGGGCCGCGTGGCCGAGGGCAAAACTGACATCCTCATCGGCACCCACCGCCTCACCAACAAGGACGTGCAGTTCAAAGACCTGGGCCTCTTGGTGATTGACGAGGAGCAGAAGTTCGGGGTGAAAACCAAGGACAAGCTCAAGGAAATCAAGGTGAACGTGGACACGCTCACGCTGTCGGCCACGCCCATTCCGCGCACCCTGCACTTCTCGCTGATGGGTGCCCGCGACCTGAGCGTGATTGCCACGCCCCCGCCCAACCGCCAACCGGTGCAAACCGAGCTGCACGTCTACGACGAACTGCTGATCCGCGACGCCGTTTCCCGCGAGTTGAAGCGGGGCGGGCAGGTGTTTTTCGTGCACAACCGCGTGAAGGACATCGAGGAGCAGGCCAGCATGATTCTGCGCCTCGTGCCCGATGCCCGCGTGACCTACGTGCACGGCCAGATGGACGGCGACCTGCTGGAAAAGCGCATGATGAAGTTCGTGGACGGCGACTACGACGTGCTGGTGGCCACCACCCTCATCGAGTCGGGCCTCGACATTGCCAACGCCAACACCATCCTCATCAACCGCGCCCACATGCACGGCCTCTCCGACCTGCACCAGATGCGGGGCCGCGTGGGCCGCTCCAACAAAAAGGCCTACTGCTACCTGCTCACGCCCCCGGTGGCCGGTTTGCCCTCCGACGCCCGCAAGCGCCTGAGCACCCTCGAAGAATTCTCGGACCTGGGCGCGGGCTTCAACGTGGCCATGCGCGACCTGGACATCCGGGGCGCGGGCAACCTGCTGGGCGGCGAGCAGTCGGGCTTCATCAACGACCTGGGCTTCGAAACCTACCACCAGATTCTCGACGAGGCGGTGCAGGAGCTCAAGGAAACCGAGTTCCGCGACCTGTTCCTCGGCGACCCCACCCAGCGCCTCCAGCAGGCCGCCGGCACCAGCGGCCCCAAGGAGTGCAACATCGAAACCGACCTGCAGGTGCTCATTCCGGACCGCTACGTGAGCAGCGTCTCGGAGCGCCTGCAGCTCTACAGCAAGCTCGACCGGGCCAAAAACGCCGAGGAGCTGCGCAAGCTGCTCACCGGCATCGTGGACCGCTTCGGGCCGCTGCCCGAGGAAGTGGAGCAGCTCGCCGACATCGTGCGCCTGCGCTGGCTGGCCTGCCAGACCGGCTTCGAGAAGCTCACGCTCAAGAAAAACCTGCTCAAAGGCTTTATCCCGGCCACCAACAACGAGCCCTACTTCCAGGGCGCCACCTTCGGCAACATCCTCAGCTACGTGCAGACCCACCCGCGCTCCGCCTCCATGAAGGAGCGCAAAGAACAGCTCATCATCTCCTTCGAGGACGTGAAAAGCGTCCAAGCCGCCAAGCGCATTCTGAGCGAGCTGGGCAGTGAGGAAACGGTGGGAGTGTAA
- a CDS encoding DUF3696 domain-containing protein: MKIHLNNFRSFKKEVFDFSRINILIGENSSGKSSLLKFLLMLKQSAFNSNDSNLTLSGNLVDLGNYKEMIHYQDVRKKLSFAFSTDIEYKDYFLSFMSDFEEDQEESEENLAKKRSTLKSISAQFDKAFNNETTVFIELNKELNKHENIKTVIKNKALGTLEIHQIKKETLTKSNFVNVLTPRCHITYFRNNSQAIRIENLRFDKNACFTIVNGIDIEDAIQKEHNVSAFNEIAFLLVSQNYFIDYFSKIEFVSSVKNIPERYYFERDKKRFIRANDIQSIINVIGDNDVPKAVLDKFIQTVNKFGIAEDLKVIKGDKVAVKELRVKVSDLFSNIVDVGYGVGLQLPILFQACVSEIMYKGEIIIIEQPEVHLHPSLQAKFIEALLSIGDKNKYYIETHSEHIIRKLQILIKSKFRNIRPDDVSIYYLKKGDQKSIKSRHDISEDGRISSPFPDGFFDTSYTLAKELVFNKINID, translated from the coding sequence ATGAAAATTCATTTAAATAATTTCAGGAGTTTTAAAAAAGAAGTATTTGATTTTTCTAGAATAAATATTTTAATTGGAGAAAACAGCTCTGGCAAAAGTAGCTTATTAAAGTTTTTATTGATGCTTAAGCAAAGTGCATTTAATTCAAATGACTCTAATTTGACATTGTCAGGAAATTTAGTTGATTTAGGGAACTATAAGGAGATGATTCATTACCAAGATGTGAGAAAGAAATTGTCATTTGCTTTTTCTACAGATATAGAATATAAAGATTATTTTTTGAGTTTTATGTCTGATTTTGAAGAAGATCAAGAAGAAAGTGAGGAGAATTTAGCAAAAAAAAGATCAACATTAAAATCTATAAGTGCACAATTTGACAAAGCTTTTAACAATGAAACGACTGTTTTCATTGAGTTGAATAAAGAATTGAATAAACATGAGAATATAAAAACAGTTATTAAAAATAAGGCTTTAGGGACATTGGAGATACATCAAATTAAGAAGGAAACATTAACAAAATCAAACTTTGTAAATGTTCTAACACCTAGATGTCACATTACGTATTTTAGAAACAACAGTCAAGCTATAAGAATTGAAAATCTAAGATTTGATAAAAATGCATGCTTTACTATTGTAAATGGCATAGATATAGAAGATGCTATTCAAAAAGAACATAATGTTTCAGCTTTTAATGAAATAGCGTTTTTGTTAGTTTCGCAAAACTATTTCATTGATTATTTTAGTAAAATAGAATTTGTAAGCTCAGTTAAAAATATTCCTGAAAGGTATTATTTTGAGAGAGATAAAAAAAGATTTATTAGGGCAAATGATATTCAGTCTATAATAAACGTTATTGGGGATAATGATGTGCCAAAAGCGGTTTTAGATAAATTTATACAAACAGTAAATAAGTTTGGAATTGCCGAAGATTTGAAAGTTATAAAAGGAGATAAGGTGGCAGTTAAAGAATTGCGAGTAAAAGTATCTGATTTATTCAGTAACATAGTTGATGTAGGATATGGCGTAGGGCTACAATTGCCTATACTATTCCAAGCTTGTGTTTCAGAAATAATGTATAAAGGAGAGATAATTATAATTGAACAGCCCGAAGTTCATCTACATCCATCGCTACAAGCTAAATTCATTGAGGCTCTACTCAGCATTGGAGACAAAAATAAATACTATATCGAGACGCACAGTGAGCATATAATCAGAAAATTACAGATATTAATCAAATCTAAATTTAGAAATATTAGACCAGATGACGTTTCTATCTATTATTTGAAAAAAGGTGATCAAAAATCAATAAAAAGCAGGCATGACATATCTGAAGATGGCAGAATTAGCTCGCCTTTCCCAGATGGATTTTTCGACACTAGCTACACATTAGCAAAGGAACTTGTGTTTAACAAGATAAATATTGATTGA
- a CDS encoding amidohydrolase — translation MKKLLVAAWSLWMISTGVRAQQPADIVLLNGKIFTADPAQPTAQALAIRGERIVAVGTTAEITKLAGPKTRRVDVQGRTITPGFNDAHNHFSPDAPGVHLAFKTMEPSWEETAQTLTAAAANAPAGTWLFGTVGAQVVLNEQVNRAALDQLVPRHPVLLRAYYGHGFIANTLALQKLNIQDQQPDPLGGYFEHTATTPPQLNGRFWEYAQWQPSRTLTAQVSDAAALTELRQLSDEAVRLGITSMQLFSQLPFERFVRLLEQAKLPIRVRAIPFSPTTPQQRDLSEVRQLPKPAAANAKVKASGMKWVLDGTPYERGAALRQPYLDRPDWKGRLNFTEAEVARMVQESVELKQQLLVHCAGDRSAEVVLQTLENNGPAASWPARRMRIEHGDGVVADLLPRAKKLGVVVVQNPMHFAEPQLFRQRWSPGMQPLGSLLAAGVPVALGSDGPLNPFLNIMMASLTPANPKEAITREQAVQAYTYGSAFAEFAEKDKGRIAVGQLADVVVLSQDIFAVPPPELPKTASLLTLIGGQVAYDAKVLK, via the coding sequence ATGAAAAAGCTGCTGGTGGCCGCGTGGAGTTTGTGGATGATAAGTACCGGGGTGCGGGCCCAGCAACCCGCTGATATCGTGCTGCTGAATGGCAAGATCTTCACGGCCGACCCGGCCCAGCCCACGGCCCAGGCGCTGGCTATTCGGGGGGAGCGGATTGTGGCGGTGGGCACCACGGCGGAAATAACCAAGCTGGCGGGCCCAAAAACGCGGCGCGTTGATGTGCAGGGCCGCACCATTACGCCCGGCTTCAACGATGCGCACAACCATTTCAGCCCCGACGCGCCCGGGGTGCATCTGGCATTCAAAACCATGGAGCCCAGCTGGGAAGAAACCGCGCAGACCCTGACGGCCGCCGCTGCCAACGCACCGGCGGGAACGTGGCTGTTCGGTACGGTGGGTGCCCAGGTAGTGCTGAATGAACAGGTGAATCGTGCTGCTCTCGACCAACTAGTGCCGCGCCACCCCGTGCTGTTGCGTGCCTACTATGGCCATGGCTTCATTGCCAACACGCTGGCGCTACAAAAACTCAACATCCAGGACCAGCAGCCCGACCCGCTGGGTGGGTATTTCGAGCACACCGCTACTACGCCGCCCCAGCTCAATGGGCGCTTCTGGGAGTATGCGCAGTGGCAGCCCAGCCGCACGCTCACGGCCCAAGTATCCGATGCGGCGGCGCTGACAGAGCTGCGGCAGCTGTCTGATGAAGCTGTGCGGTTGGGTATCACGTCGATGCAGCTGTTTTCGCAGCTACCGTTTGAGCGGTTTGTGCGGCTGCTGGAACAGGCAAAGCTGCCGATTCGGGTGCGGGCCATTCCGTTTTCGCCGACTACGCCGCAGCAGCGCGACCTGTCTGAGGTGCGGCAACTGCCGAAGCCCGCGGCGGCCAACGCCAAAGTCAAAGCCAGCGGCATGAAGTGGGTGCTGGATGGCACGCCCTACGAGCGGGGCGCGGCCCTGCGCCAGCCCTACCTCGACCGCCCCGACTGGAAAGGCCGGCTGAATTTCACGGAGGCCGAGGTGGCGCGTATGGTGCAGGAATCGGTGGAGCTGAAGCAGCAGCTACTGGTGCATTGCGCCGGCGACCGAAGCGCGGAAGTGGTGCTGCAGACCCTCGAAAACAACGGCCCCGCCGCCAGCTGGCCCGCGCGGCGCATGCGCATCGAGCACGGCGACGGCGTGGTGGCCGACCTGTTGCCGCGCGCCAAAAAGCTGGGCGTAGTGGTGGTGCAGAACCCCATGCACTTCGCCGAGCCGCAGCTGTTTCGGCAGCGCTGGAGCCCGGGCATGCAGCCGCTGGGCTCGTTGCTGGCGGCGGGGGTGCCGGTGGCGCTGGGCTCCGATGGGCCGCTGAACCCGTTTCTGAACATCATGATGGCCAGCCTCACGCCGGCCAATCCGAAGGAGGCTATTACGCGGGAGCAGGCGGTGCAGGCCTATACTTATGGCTCGGCTTTCGCCGAATTTGCGGAAAAGGACAAGGGCCGGATTGCGGTGGGCCAGCTGGCCGACGTGGTGGTGCTGTCGCAGGATATTTTTGCGGTGCCGCCCCCGGAGCTGCCCAAAACCGCCAGCCTGCTGACGCTGATAGGTGGGCAGGTGGCCTATGACGCCAAGGTGCTGAAGTAG
- a CDS encoding toxin-antitoxin system YwqK family antitoxin, with the protein MLVLGGLLLGTPLAAWAQNAPFVMRTFYDSARTQPRSTYSAYHRVSSADTVAHGSFRRFWTNGSLAEVGHFTHGQADSTWTRFYPTQPGQPPRVARHLLMQGGQPDGAFVVWHPDGRVAQRGTYRNGQLVDSLVTLKPSGQPRLLGLFTESPTGGLQGSFRLWNNSYTAQALNQSWIPSPYSSYSNPYPARDPRRYWTGQLGAGRLTGAFTQRDADGQAIVRLSFTSQGRLRQVTRYYPAAWRHHELLQDFDDATRRDSIVPSAPFWQWEPVSRQPLFVLRRWSPEGGEPTTTVLHLEPVKQRPQPVRTAPPLRHPPAPDTRPVACQGPQKGPQKQLHKDHSLQLQPGPRHTRWMLGEADTTGATHRPLRHREKRLADGRRVLATKRSTRTYYPDGKLQLVEHQRWLGRELERGYFSNGQRQDVMRQGLLASYERVWQEDGRSSGTEFSRLLGVRMVQVRVARKQQGRRTYSYKTRPRLWESKKRRRNWHPH; encoded by the coding sequence ATGCTTGTGCTCGGAGGCCTGTTGCTGGGTACACCGCTAGCCGCTTGGGCCCAGAACGCACCGTTCGTTATGCGCACGTTCTACGATTCGGCTCGCACCCAGCCCCGCAGCACGTACTCGGCCTACCACCGCGTTTCATCGGCTGACACGGTTGCGCATGGTTCTTTCCGACGCTTCTGGACCAATGGCAGCTTGGCCGAAGTCGGCCACTTCACTCACGGTCAGGCCGACAGTACCTGGACCCGCTTCTACCCTACCCAGCCCGGCCAGCCGCCCCGGGTAGCGCGGCACCTTCTGATGCAGGGGGGCCAACCCGATGGTGCTTTTGTGGTCTGGCACCCTGACGGCCGGGTGGCCCAGCGCGGCACCTACCGAAACGGGCAGCTAGTAGACTCCCTGGTGACGCTGAAACCCTCCGGCCAACCGCGTCTGCTGGGCCTATTCACTGAAAGCCCAACCGGAGGGCTGCAGGGCAGTTTCCGGCTCTGGAACAACTCCTATACGGCCCAGGCACTCAACCAAAGCTGGATTCCGAGCCCCTACTCTTCCTACAGCAACCCCTACCCGGCCCGCGACCCGCGGCGCTACTGGACCGGGCAGTTGGGAGCCGGCCGGCTAACAGGCGCTTTCACCCAGCGCGACGCCGATGGGCAGGCCATCGTGCGGCTGTCGTTTACTTCACAGGGGCGGCTGCGGCAGGTTACGCGGTATTACCCGGCAGCGTGGCGGCACCACGAACTGCTGCAGGATTTCGACGACGCCACCCGCCGCGACAGTATTGTGCCCAGCGCTCCTTTCTGGCAATGGGAGCCTGTAAGCCGGCAGCCGCTGTTCGTGCTCCGGCGCTGGTCGCCGGAAGGAGGCGAGCCTACTACCACCGTGTTGCACCTGGAACCCGTGAAACAGCGGCCGCAGCCGGTCCGCACTGCCCCACCCCTGCGCCACCCACCTGCCCCAGACACGCGGCCTGTTGCGTGCCAAGGCCCGCAAAAAGGCCCGCAAAAACAACTGCATAAGGACCATTCGCTGCAGCTACAGCCCGGCCCACGCCACACCCGCTGGATGCTGGGCGAGGCCGATACGACGGGTGCTACCCACCGCCCCCTACGCCACCGCGAGAAGCGGCTGGCCGACGGCCGACGGGTACTAGCTACCAAGCGCAGCACCCGCACTTACTACCCCGACGGGAAGCTGCAACTGGTGGAACACCAGCGGTGGCTGGGGCGTGAGCTGGAACGCGGCTACTTCTCCAATGGCCAGCGGCAGGACGTAATGCGGCAGGGACTACTGGCTTCTTACGAGCGGGTGTGGCAGGAAGACGGGCGAAGCAGCGGCACCGAGTTTAGCCGGCTGCTGGGCGTGCGCATGGTGCAGGTGCGTGTTGCCCGAAAACAGCAGGGCCGCCGCACCTACAGCTACAAGACCCGGCCGCGCCTATGGGAATCCAAAAAACGCAGGCGCAACTGGCACCCACATTAG